The Toxorhynchites rutilus septentrionalis strain SRP chromosome 3, ASM2978413v1, whole genome shotgun sequence genome includes a region encoding these proteins:
- the LOC129775030 gene encoding histone H2A-like has product MSGRGKGGKIKGKSKSRSNRAGLQFPVGRIHRLLKRGNYAERVGGGAPVYLAAVMEYLSAEVLELAGNAARDNKKSRIIPRHLQLAIRNDEELNKLLSGVTIAQGGVLPNIQAVLLPKKTEKKAQ; this is encoded by the coding sequence ATGTCTGGACGCGGAAAAGGAGGCAAAATCAAGGGCAAGTCTAAGTCCCGCTCGAATCGGGCCGGACTCCAGTTCCCGGTGGGCCGTATTCATCGTCTGCTCAAGAGAGGAAACTACGCCGAGCGGGTGGGAGGAGGAGCCCCCGTTTATCTGGCCGCCGTGATGGAGTATTTGAGTGCCGAAGTGTTGGAGTTGGCCGGCAACGCAGCTCGGGACAACAAGAAATCTAGAATAATCCCGCGCCATCTACAGTTAGCCATTCGGAACGACGAAGAACTGAACAAACTGCTTTCGGGAGTCACCATCGCTCAGGGTGGTGTTCTGCCGAACATTCAGGCCGTTTTGTTGCCCAAGAAGACTGAGAAGAAAGCACAATAG